A single Tenacibaculum sp. 190524A02b DNA region contains:
- a CDS encoding nucleotide exchange factor GrpE — protein MSKDQYTKEDELKDAMENIDVEGNNEEIKEKSEEKEADSEKEEPTAEELIQAEKDKYLRLFAEFENYKKRTTRERIELFKTASQELMTALLPIMDDFDRGLAEIKKSEDSELLKGMELISNKLKNTLTQKGLTEIEVKPGDDFDSEVHDAITQIPAPSDDLKGKIIDCVEKGYKLGEKVIRHPKVVIGQA, from the coding sequence ATGAGTAAAGATCAATATACTAAAGAAGACGAATTAAAAGATGCTATGGAAAACATAGATGTAGAAGGGAATAATGAAGAAATAAAAGAAAAATCAGAAGAGAAGGAGGCTGATTCAGAAAAAGAAGAGCCTACAGCAGAAGAGTTAATTCAAGCTGAAAAAGATAAATACCTACGGTTATTTGCTGAATTTGAAAACTACAAAAAACGTACAACAAGAGAAAGAATAGAGTTATTTAAAACAGCTAGTCAAGAATTAATGACAGCTTTACTGCCAATTATGGACGATTTTGATAGAGGGTTGGCAGAAATAAAAAAATCGGAAGATTCTGAATTATTAAAAGGGATGGAGCTTATAAGTAACAAACTTAAAAACACTTTAACCCAAAAAGGTTTAACAGAAATAGAAGTAAAACCAGGTGATGATTTTGATTCTGAAGTGCATGATGCAATAACTCAAATACCAGCACCATCTGATGATTTAAAAGGAAAAATTATTGATTGTGTAGAGAAAGGATATAAACTTGGAGAGAAAGTTATTCGTCATCCAAAAGTAGTTATAGGACAAGCGTAA
- the dnaJ gene encoding molecular chaperone DnaJ: protein MAKQDYYEILGISKSASQSEIKKAYRKMAIKYHPDKNPDDKGAEEKFKLAAEAYEVLSDENKKARYDQYGHAAFEGGHGGFGGGGMNMDDIFSQFGDIFGGAFGGGFGGFGGGGQRQARVKGSNLRIRVKLTLEDIANGVEKKVKVRRKVQAEGVTYKTCPTCNGSGQQMRVTNTILGRMQTATTCSHCQGAGEILDKKPSGADAQGMVVKEETVSINIPEGVTEGVQLKVGGKGNEAPGRNSISGDLLVLIEEVKHETLKREGSNIHYDLYVNFSEAVLGVSKEIETVTGKVKIKIEPGTQSGKILRLKGKGLPSIERYGNGDFLIHINVWTPQELTKDQRKFFEQMKEDDNFSPNPQKSDKSFFEKVKDMFS from the coding sequence ATGGCAAAACAAGATTATTACGAAATATTAGGAATATCAAAATCAGCTTCACAATCAGAGATTAAAAAAGCCTATAGAAAAATGGCTATTAAATATCATCCAGATAAAAATCCAGATGATAAAGGAGCAGAGGAGAAGTTTAAGTTAGCGGCTGAAGCTTATGAAGTTTTGAGTGATGAAAATAAGAAAGCTCGTTACGATCAATACGGACATGCAGCCTTTGAAGGTGGTCATGGAGGTTTCGGTGGCGGAGGCATGAATATGGATGACATATTCAGTCAGTTTGGAGATATTTTTGGTGGTGCTTTTGGAGGCGGTTTCGGAGGCTTTGGCGGAGGAGGCCAACGTCAAGCAAGAGTAAAAGGAAGTAACTTAAGAATTCGTGTAAAGTTAACTTTAGAAGACATTGCCAACGGAGTTGAGAAAAAAGTAAAGGTTAGAAGAAAAGTACAAGCAGAAGGTGTAACTTATAAAACATGTCCAACTTGTAATGGTAGTGGGCAGCAAATGAGAGTTACTAATACGATATTGGGTAGAATGCAAACCGCAACTACTTGTAGTCACTGTCAAGGAGCTGGAGAAATTTTAGATAAAAAACCATCAGGTGCAGATGCACAAGGAATGGTGGTAAAAGAAGAAACAGTATCAATTAATATTCCAGAAGGAGTAACGGAAGGTGTTCAGTTAAAAGTAGGAGGTAAAGGAAATGAAGCACCAGGAAGAAATTCTATTTCAGGAGACTTATTAGTATTAATAGAAGAAGTAAAACATGAAACTTTAAAAAGAGAAGGAAGTAATATTCATTATGATTTATATGTGAACTTCTCTGAAGCTGTTTTAGGAGTCTCAAAAGAAATTGAAACGGTTACTGGTAAAGTAAAAATTAAAATTGAACCTGGTACACAATCAGGAAAAATATTAAGATTAAAAGGTAAGGGATTGCCAAGTATTGAACGTTATGGTAATGGAGACTTTCTAATTCATATAAATGTATGGACGCCTCAGGAGTTAACAAAGGATCAGCGTAAATTCTTTGAACAAATGAAGGAAGATGATAATTTTAGTCCCAACCCACAAAAATCAGACAAATCATTTTTTGAGAAAGTAAAAGATATGTTTTCTTAA
- a CDS encoding bifunctional aconitate hydratase 2/2-methylisocitrate dehydratase: MNTYQDYIKEIEARKAQGLNPKPIDGAELLSEIIAQIKDLNNPNREDSLKFFIYNTLPGTTSAAGVKAKFLKEIILGESVVKEISVAFAFEQLSHMKGGPSVEVLLDLALGNDESIAKEAANVLKTQVFLYEADTERLEKAMNAGSTIAKDIIESYAKAEFFTKLPEVEEEIKVVTYVAGIGDISTDLLSPGADAHSRSDRELHGQSIFEHNKDMQKEVLALKEQHPDKRVMLIADKGTMGVGSSRMSGVNNVALWTGISSSPYVPFINIAPVIAGTNGIAPIFLTTVGVTGGIGIDLKNWVKQKDAEGNTIVDEDGEPILKEEYSVATGTVLTINTKTKKLYNGDKELKDISTALTPPKMEFIKAGGSYAVVFGKKLQTFACKVLGIEVPQVYAPSKEISIEGQGLTAVEKIFNKNAVGTTPGKTLHAGSNVRVEVNIVGSQDTTGLMTSQELEMMAATVISPIVDTGYQSGCHTASVWDDKSKANIPRLMKFMNDFGLITARDPKGKYHAMTDVIHKVLNDIAVDDWDVIIGGDSHTRMAKGVAFGADSGTVALALATGEATMPIPESVKVTFKGEMKPYMDFRDVVHATQEQMLTQFEGENVFQGKIIEVHIGTLTSDQAFTFTDWTAEMKAKASICISEEETLIESLKISRDRIQIMIDKGMDNPKQDLKGLVDKANNRIQELQSGSKPALKPDADAKYYAEVVIDLDKIVEPMIADPDVNNEDVSKRYTHDNIQPLSFYGGTKKVDLGFVGSCMVHKGDMQILAQMLKNVEAQKGEVEFKAPLVVAPPTYNIVDELKTEGDWEVLEKYAGFVFDDSAPKAVARTKYENKLYLERPGCSLCMGNQEKAEPGDTVMATSTRLFQGRVVRDTEAKKGESLLSSTPVVVLSCILGRTPTMEEYEAAVEGIVLTKFKPSQKKLVS; the protein is encoded by the coding sequence ATGAATACCTATCAAGATTACATCAAGGAAATTGAAGCAAGAAAAGCTCAAGGACTTAATCCAAAGCCAATTGATGGAGCAGAGTTATTAAGCGAAATTATTGCGCAAATTAAAGATTTAAACAATCCAAATCGTGAAGATTCTCTTAAGTTTTTTATTTATAACACTTTACCAGGTACAACAAGTGCAGCAGGTGTAAAAGCTAAATTTTTAAAAGAAATTATTCTTGGTGAATCGGTAGTTAAAGAAATATCTGTAGCTTTTGCTTTTGAGCAATTGTCTCATATGAAAGGAGGACCTTCAGTAGAAGTATTACTTGATTTAGCTTTAGGAAATGATGAAAGTATAGCTAAAGAAGCGGCTAACGTTTTAAAAACTCAAGTATTCTTATACGAAGCAGATACTGAGCGTTTAGAAAAAGCAATGAATGCAGGAAGTACAATTGCTAAAGATATTATAGAAAGTTATGCAAAGGCAGAGTTTTTTACCAAATTACCTGAAGTAGAAGAGGAGATTAAGGTAGTTACTTATGTTGCTGGAATTGGAGATATTTCTACAGATTTATTATCACCTGGAGCAGATGCACACTCTAGATCAGATCGTGAATTACATGGACAATCTATTTTTGAGCATAATAAAGATATGCAAAAAGAAGTATTGGCACTTAAAGAGCAACACCCTGATAAACGAGTGATGTTAATAGCAGATAAAGGAACAATGGGAGTAGGGTCTTCAAGAATGTCAGGTGTAAATAATGTTGCTTTGTGGACAGGTATTTCTTCAAGTCCATATGTACCATTTATTAATATAGCTCCAGTAATTGCTGGTACTAATGGTATTGCACCAATTTTCTTAACTACAGTAGGAGTAACTGGTGGTATTGGTATTGATTTAAAGAATTGGGTAAAGCAAAAAGATGCAGAAGGAAATACAATAGTAGATGAAGATGGAGAGCCAATCTTAAAAGAAGAGTATTCTGTAGCTACAGGTACAGTTCTTACTATAAATACAAAAACAAAAAAATTATATAACGGAGATAAAGAATTAAAAGATATTTCTACTGCTTTAACACCACCAAAAATGGAGTTTATTAAAGCTGGAGGTTCTTATGCGGTGGTTTTCGGTAAGAAATTACAAACCTTTGCTTGTAAAGTTTTAGGAATAGAGGTGCCTCAAGTGTATGCGCCTTCAAAAGAAATTTCTATTGAAGGGCAAGGGTTAACTGCTGTAGAAAAAATATTTAATAAAAATGCAGTAGGAACTACACCAGGAAAAACATTACATGCTGGTTCTAATGTAAGAGTTGAAGTAAATATTGTAGGGTCTCAAGATACTACAGGATTAATGACTTCTCAGGAATTAGAAATGATGGCAGCTACTGTAATTTCTCCAATTGTAGATACAGGTTACCAATCAGGATGTCATACAGCCTCAGTTTGGGATGATAAGTCTAAGGCTAACATACCAAGGTTAATGAAGTTTATGAACGATTTTGGGTTAATTACGGCTCGTGATCCTAAAGGAAAGTATCATGCAATGACGGATGTTATTCATAAAGTATTAAATGATATTGCAGTAGATGATTGGGATGTAATTATTGGTGGAGATTCACATACACGTATGGCAAAAGGAGTTGCCTTTGGAGCAGATTCAGGAACTGTTGCTTTAGCATTAGCTACAGGAGAGGCAACAATGCCAATTCCAGAATCTGTTAAGGTTACGTTTAAAGGAGAAATGAAACCTTATATGGATTTCCGCGATGTGGTTCATGCAACTCAAGAGCAGATGTTAACTCAATTTGAAGGAGAGAATGTTTTTCAAGGAAAAATTATTGAAGTACATATTGGTACGTTAACTTCAGATCAGGCATTTACATTTACAGATTGGACAGCTGAAATGAAAGCAAAAGCATCTATCTGTATTTCTGAAGAAGAAACCTTAATTGAATCATTAAAAATCTCTAGAGATCGTATTCAAATTATGATTGATAAAGGGATGGATAACCCAAAACAAGATCTTAAAGGATTAGTAGATAAAGCTAATAATAGAATTCAAGAATTGCAGTCTGGTTCTAAGCCAGCTTTAAAGCCGGATGCAGATGCTAAATATTATGCGGAAGTTGTTATTGATTTAGATAAGATTGTTGAACCAATGATTGCAGATCCAGATGTAAATAATGAAGATGTGTCTAAGCGTTATACGCATGATAATATTCAACCATTATCTTTTTATGGAGGAACTAAAAAAGTAGATTTAGGTTTTGTTGGTTCATGTATGGTGCATAAAGGAGATATGCAAATATTAGCGCAAATGCTTAAAAACGTAGAAGCTCAAAAAGGAGAAGTAGAATTTAAAGCACCTTTAGTTGTTGCACCACCTACATATAATATTGTTGATGAATTAAAAACTGAAGGAGATTGGGAAGTTCTAGAGAAGTATGCAGGATTTGTATTTGATGATAGCGCTCCAAAAGCAGTTGCAAGAACCAAGTATGAAAATAAATTATACTTAGAGCGTCCAGGATGTAGCTTATGTATGGGAAATCAAGAAAAAGCGGAGCCAGGAGATACGGTAATGGCTACTTCAACTCGTTTATTCCAAGGAAGAGTAGTAAGAGATACTGAAGCTAAAAAAGGTGAATCTTTATTATCTTCTACACCTGTAGTTGTTTTATCTTGTATATTAGGAAGAACACCTACTATGGAAGAATATGAAGCAGCTGTAGAGGGTATTGTCTTAACTAAGTTTAAACCATCTCAAAAGAAATTAGTAAGCTAA
- a CDS encoding DNA-binding domain-containing protein gives MKYYLVENKLTEDKNYIAKIQAKQTVSQEELIERMLSKRNLVSKTDILAVFNSLYEEVVGCIEEGENISLPLFNLSYSITGTYKNPEENFNPDTHKLHVNIRGGKLVKHVKKNIVLQKVDAPLIHPIIKNIKDLTTQTTNTYITPNGMFEMKGSRLKIAGTSPEVGVYFMTENGNEFKVPYLAQNDYKNIIGQIPNLDSGNYRIVIKTQATDRVNKFLKDVRINNSVLIVVVK, from the coding sequence ATGAAGTATTATTTAGTAGAAAATAAACTTACGGAGGATAAAAACTACATTGCTAAAATACAAGCGAAACAAACGGTAAGTCAAGAAGAACTTATTGAAAGAATGCTAAGTAAAAGAAACTTAGTAAGTAAAACTGATATTTTGGCTGTATTTAATTCATTGTATGAAGAAGTAGTAGGCTGTATAGAAGAAGGAGAAAATATTAGTTTACCACTTTTTAATTTGAGTTATTCTATTACAGGAACCTATAAAAATCCTGAGGAAAACTTTAATCCAGACACACATAAACTACATGTAAATATAAGAGGGGGAAAACTTGTTAAACATGTCAAAAAGAATATAGTATTACAAAAGGTAGATGCTCCGTTAATACATCCAATTATAAAAAATATAAAGGACTTAACCACACAAACTACCAATACCTATATAACTCCCAATGGTATGTTTGAGATGAAGGGGAGTCGTTTAAAAATAGCAGGAACTTCACCAGAAGTAGGAGTTTATTTTATGACCGAAAATGGAAATGAGTTTAAAGTACCTTATTTAGCACAAAATGACTATAAGAATATTATTGGTCAAATACCTAATCTTGATTCAGGAAATTACCGAATTGTAATCAAAACACAAGCTACTGATAGAGTAAATAAGTTTTTAAAAGATGTACGAATAAATAATAGTGTATTAATAGTGGTAGTTAAGTAG
- a CDS encoding aconitate hydratase produces the protein MAFDIEMIKKVYSKMVERVDAARAITGKPLTLAEKILYTHLWDGTPNKAYQRGKDYVDFAPDRVACQDATAQMALLQFMQAGKTKVAVPTTVHCDHLIQAKEGASKDLQSALNISNEVFNFLESVSDKYGIGFWKPGAGIIHQVVLENYAFPGGMMIGTDSHTVNAGGLGMVAIGVGGADAVDVMAGMPWELKFPKLIGVKLTGTLSGWTAPKDVILKVAEILTVKGGTGAIVEYFGPGATAMSCTGKGTICNMGAEIGATTSTFGYDASMERYLRATDRPDVADAANEIKEYLTADAEVYENPEQYFDQVIEINLSELQPLLNGPFTPDLSTVAGAEMTEKAKANDWPLQVEWGLIGSCTNSSYEDLSRAASIAQQALDKNLKTKAEFGINPGSEQVRYTADRDGILSVFEKLDATIFTNACGPCIGQWGRYEDPKNAPKNSIVHSFNRNFAKRADGNPNTHAFVASPELVAAIAIAGRLDFNPITDKLINQDGEEVMLDEPTGWELPPKGFEVKENGYLAPSEDGSGIEVVVKPDSERLELLTPFTPIGDEIKGAKLLIKAFGKCTTDHISMAGPWLRYRGHLDNISNNCLIGAVNAYNKQTNFVKSQLNGEYDAVPATQRAYKKAGIPTVVVGDHNYGEGSSREHAAMEPRHLGVVAVIVKSFARIHETNLKKQGMLGLTFANEADYDLIQEDDTFNFLDLNEFSPGKQLTIEIVHADKTKDIIKVNHTYNEGQIEWYKEGSALNLIKKQNKR, from the coding sequence ATGGCTTTCGATATTGAAATGATAAAAAAGGTATATAGTAAGATGGTTGAGCGAGTAGATGCTGCTCGTGCTATTACAGGAAAACCTTTAACATTAGCAGAGAAAATTTTATACACACACCTTTGGGATGGAACTCCAAATAAAGCCTATCAAAGAGGGAAAGACTATGTTGATTTTGCGCCTGATAGAGTGGCTTGCCAAGATGCTACAGCACAAATGGCATTGTTACAGTTTATGCAAGCAGGAAAAACAAAAGTAGCCGTTCCAACTACAGTACATTGTGATCACTTAATTCAGGCAAAAGAAGGAGCTTCTAAAGATTTACAAAGTGCATTAAATATAAGTAACGAGGTATTTAATTTCTTAGAATCAGTATCAGATAAGTATGGAATTGGTTTTTGGAAACCAGGTGCAGGAATTATTCATCAAGTAGTGTTAGAAAATTATGCATTTCCAGGAGGGATGATGATTGGAACTGATTCTCACACGGTAAATGCAGGTGGTTTAGGTATGGTAGCTATTGGTGTTGGTGGAGCTGATGCCGTAGATGTGATGGCGGGAATGCCTTGGGAATTAAAGTTTCCTAAGTTAATAGGGGTAAAGTTAACAGGTACATTATCTGGATGGACAGCTCCAAAGGATGTGATTCTAAAAGTAGCAGAAATCTTAACCGTAAAAGGAGGAACAGGAGCAATTGTAGAGTATTTTGGACCAGGTGCTACAGCTATGTCTTGCACAGGTAAAGGAACCATTTGTAATATGGGAGCTGAAATAGGAGCTACCACTTCTACATTTGGTTATGATGCATCTATGGAACGTTATTTACGTGCTACGGACAGACCAGATGTAGCTGATGCAGCCAATGAAATTAAAGAATATTTAACAGCAGATGCTGAAGTATATGAGAATCCTGAGCAGTACTTTGACCAAGTAATAGAAATTAACCTATCAGAATTACAACCTTTATTAAATGGACCATTTACCCCAGATTTATCAACGGTTGCTGGAGCAGAAATGACAGAAAAAGCAAAGGCTAATGATTGGCCATTACAAGTGGAATGGGGATTAATAGGTTCTTGTACCAATTCATCTTATGAAGATTTATCAAGAGCAGCGTCTATTGCACAACAAGCTTTAGATAAAAACCTAAAAACAAAAGCAGAATTTGGAATTAACCCTGGTTCTGAGCAAGTACGTTATACGGCAGATAGAGACGGCATCTTATCGGTATTTGAAAAGTTAGATGCTACAATATTTACAAATGCTTGTGGCCCATGTATTGGACAGTGGGGACGTTATGAAGACCCTAAAAATGCTCCTAAAAACAGTATTGTACACTCTTTTAATAGAAACTTTGCAAAACGTGCCGATGGAAATCCGAATACGCATGCTTTTGTAGCTTCACCTGAATTAGTTGCAGCTATTGCCATTGCAGGTCGTTTAGATTTCAATCCTATTACCGATAAATTAATTAACCAAGATGGAGAAGAGGTGATGTTAGATGAGCCAACAGGATGGGAATTGCCTCCTAAAGGTTTTGAAGTAAAAGAAAATGGGTATTTAGCACCATCTGAAGATGGAAGTGGAATTGAAGTGGTCGTAAAACCAGATTCTGAACGTTTGGAATTATTAACACCGTTTACGCCAATTGGAGATGAGATAAAAGGCGCTAAATTATTGATAAAGGCTTTTGGAAAGTGTACTACAGATCATATTTCTATGGCAGGTCCTTGGTTACGTTATAGAGGGCATTTAGATAATATTTCTAATAACTGTTTAATAGGAGCTGTAAATGCATACAATAAGCAAACAAACTTTGTAAAGAGTCAACTAAACGGAGAATATGATGCGGTACCAGCTACGCAGAGAGCTTATAAAAAAGCAGGAATTCCTACAGTAGTAGTAGGGGATCATAATTATGGAGAAGGTTCTTCTAGAGAACATGCGGCAATGGAACCACGTCATTTAGGAGTGGTAGCAGTTATTGTTAAGTCTTTTGCACGTATTCATGAAACCAATCTAAAAAAGCAAGGAATGTTAGGATTAACCTTTGCTAATGAAGCTGATTATGATTTAATTCAGGAAGATGACACTTTTAACTTTTTAGATTTAAATGAGTTTTCACCAGGAAAACAGCTAACTATTGAAATAGTTCATGCAGATAAAACTAAAGATATTATTAAAGTAAATCATACCTATAATGAAGGACAAATAGAGTGGTATAAAGAAGGTTCTGCTTTAAATCTTATCAAAAAGCAAAACAAAAGGTAA
- a CDS encoding flavin monoamine oxidase family protein, with amino-acid sequence MTRKEFIKLCSLLGLSIPFYTTYGFSTNSNNKEHLSKFKGKVLIIGAGAAGLTAAYRLSQLGVDFQILEASSNYGGRMKTSTNFVDFPIPLGAEWLHVERDIFDEIINNSTVNIATETTGYNADDDALYQGEEVTMDDMGFGIDQKFIGSSWLDFFKQHLLPSIQEKIIYNQVVTSIDYSGDKIFTKTSNATYEADKIIVTVPVKMLQKKSITFIPQLPKNKLEKIDNVTVWDGFKAFIEFSDKFYPTVIESKVSPKKSGQKMYYDASYGQNSERHVLGLFTVGSATLPYIQLSDSELIEYILDELDEMFDGEASANYIKHISQNWNNEPFIQGAYVYNYESWRAINTLGKSVNNKVFFAGTAYTTGDDWGGVHSASHSAIRAVNEILEYKNRN; translated from the coding sequence ATGACAAGAAAAGAGTTTATTAAGCTTTGCAGTTTGTTGGGATTGAGTATACCTTTTTATACTACTTATGGTTTTTCAACTAACTCAAATAATAAAGAGCACTTAAGCAAGTTTAAAGGAAAGGTACTCATTATAGGTGCAGGAGCTGCTGGTTTAACGGCTGCCTATAGATTGTCACAATTAGGGGTTGATTTTCAGATTTTAGAAGCTTCATCAAATTATGGAGGTCGAATGAAAACAAGTACCAATTTTGTTGATTTTCCTATTCCCTTAGGTGCTGAATGGTTACATGTTGAAAGAGATATTTTTGATGAAATTATTAATAACTCTACAGTAAATATAGCTACTGAAACAACTGGTTACAACGCTGACGATGATGCTTTATACCAAGGTGAAGAAGTTACAATGGATGATATGGGCTTTGGCATTGATCAAAAGTTTATTGGTTCTTCTTGGCTTGATTTCTTTAAGCAACACCTCTTACCTTCTATACAAGAGAAAATAATATATAATCAGGTTGTAACATCTATTGATTATTCTGGTGATAAGATTTTCACCAAAACATCCAATGCTACTTATGAAGCTGATAAAATAATTGTTACTGTTCCTGTAAAAATGCTTCAAAAAAAATCTATAACGTTTATACCACAATTACCAAAAAATAAATTAGAGAAAATAGATAATGTAACTGTTTGGGATGGGTTTAAAGCTTTTATAGAGTTTTCAGACAAGTTTTATCCTACGGTTATAGAATCAAAAGTATCTCCTAAAAAATCAGGACAAAAGATGTACTATGATGCTTCCTATGGACAAAATTCGGAACGACATGTTTTAGGGTTATTTACCGTAGGTTCTGCAACACTCCCTTACATACAATTATCAGATTCTGAATTAATTGAATATATTTTAGATGAACTTGATGAAATGTTTGATGGTGAAGCTTCTGCTAATTATATAAAACATATTTCTCAAAACTGGAATAACGAACCTTTTATTCAAGGTGCTTATGTATACAACTATGAAAGTTGGAGAGCTATAAATACGCTTGGGAAATCAGTAAATAACAAAGTGTTTTTTGCTGGAACAGCCTATACTACTGGTGATGATTGGGGAGGTGTACATTCCGCCTCTCATTCAGCGATAAGAGCTGTGAACGAAATATTAGAATATAAAAACAGGAATTAA